The Mytilus galloprovincialis chromosome 2, xbMytGall1.hap1.1, whole genome shotgun sequence genome has a window encoding:
- the LOC143063992 gene encoding carbohydrate sulfotransferase 1-like yields the protein MSIHTRVKNIVLLGKRHQKVAILVSFCIAGIFVLSTHHVQQMRYLQNRHIESYIKYDVKDIESRSLHSAVDVETFNENNLQKFSQSTNPGPTIEKSTTSSISKRSKLLNFSSKDRNSNGNFINFQDIVNSNIDIMLSKKKKERIPLLDNTSNYRPGQHLTNNYTEKERTLKEENEFQKHSSNISSILKKMKSSNQTLVLLVTYLRSGSTFTADLIQQAADMFYIYEPLKPYVKGQHYFTMDSVCHTINGTCRKQKGRRENIDGILDDLAKFYKCDLLHVPISYFRSSNKSSTMHRFDHCRHYNTQYNCLLDFQDKCRKSVRMIKTIRMNMKVAEKLIEEFPQLKIIHLIRDPRGSYQSRKNGYFLKNQNDLDAITRSNCDNLKSDLKVGFRLKALYPDRIKTILYETVAEQPLKAARSLFRFLGLTEPAHFESWLGSHTKAGYSNGYYDTVRRNSTLTANLWRKYINVKVVKSFDKNCKNVYKILGLKELPNYATLHNIFISSRYKSPVFGDYLE from the exons ATGAGCATTCATACACGTGTAAAGAATATAGTGTTACTGGGGAAAAGACATCAAAAAGTGGCCATTCTTGTTTCTTTTTGTATTGCTGGGATTTTCGTTTTATCAACACATCATG TTCAACAAATGCGTTATCTTCAGAATCGCCATATTGAAAGTTACATCAAATATGACGTAAAAGACATTGAATCTAGAAGCCTTCACtcagcagttgatgttgaaacgtttaatgaaaacaatttacaaaagttcAGTCAATCTACAAATCCAGGGCCTACAATAGAGAAATCTACAACTTCATCCATATCAAAGAGATCAAAACTGTTAAACTTTTCATCTAAAGATAGAAATTCAAATGGAAATTTTATTAACTTTCAAGATATTGTGAATTCAAATATTGACATTATGTTgtcaaagaaaaagaaagaaagaattcCTTTACTGGATAACACATCAAATTACAGACCTGGACAACATTTGACCAATAATTATACAGAGAAAGAGAGAActttaaaagaagaaaatgaatttcaaaaaCATTCTTCTAACATTTCATCAATTCTAAAGAAAATGAAAAGTTCCAATCAAACTCTAGTTTTATTAGTAACATACTTGCGCAGTGGATCAACATTCACTGCGGACCTTATTCAGCAAGCAGCAGATATGTTCTATATATATGAACCATTAAAACCTTATGTGAAAGGTCAGCATTATTTTACAATGGACTCAGTTTGTCATACGATCAACGGAACATGCAG GAAACAAAAGGGAAGGCGAGAGAATATCGATGGCATTTTAGATGACttagccaaattttataaatGTGATTTACTTCATGTGCCAATTTCGTACTTCCGCTCCTCAAACAAGAGTAGCACAATGCATCGGTTTGACCATTGCAGACATTATAATACACAATACAATTGTCTTTTAGATTTCCAGGATAAATGTAGAAAATCCGTAAGGATGATTAAAACTATTAGAATGAATATGAAAGTAGCAGAAAAGCTAATAGAAGAATTTCCACAGTTGAAGATTATACATTTAATTCGTGATCCTAGAGGTTCTTATCAATCAAGGAAAAATGGATATTTCCTAAAGAATCAAAATGACCTAGATGCGATTACACGAAGTAATTGTGATAATTTAAAGTCGGACCTAAAAGTTGGATTCAGGTTAAAAGCACTTTATCCCGacagaataaaaacaatattgtacGAAACAGTGGCAGAACAACCATTAAAAGCAGCAAGGAGTCTTTTTCGATTTTTGGGATTAACTGAACCAGCACATTTTGAATCGTGGCTAGGAAGTCATACAAAGGCAGGCTACAGTAATGGATACTATGACACTGTCAGAAGAAATTCAACATTAACAGCCAATTTATGGAGAAAATATATCAATGTTAAAGTCGTTAAATCATTtgacaaaaattgcaaaaatgtttaTAAGATATTAGGTTTAAAAGAATTGCCGAATTATGCAACATTACACAATATATTCATATCATCTAGATACAAAAGTCCAGTTTTCGGTGATTATTTAGAATGA